The following are encoded together in the Candidatus Methylomirabilis oxygeniifera genome:
- a CDS encoding conserved protein of unknown function (Evidence 4 : Homologs of previously reported genes of unknown function), translating into MAAPIALLVVIIGAVALWSVGRVTVNRPAVRPTALEAGKMTSEGGRKGVTLFFVARDDHSFREEHREIESVATATEDAKRTVTELIKGPQSGNVAPTVPHEAKLLNLFIDSSGTAYVDFNQGLRDGLPGGAQEELYTVFSIVNTLTSNFTQIKRVQILVEGAEIPTLAGHVDARMALPPQYVF; encoded by the coding sequence ATGGCTGCCCCCATTGCCTTACTGGTGGTGATCATCGGTGCGGTTGCTCTATGGAGCGTCGGAAGGGTTACGGTGAACAGGCCTGCTGTCAGACCAACTGCCTTAGAGGCGGGGAAGATGACGTCCGAAGGTGGGCGGAAGGGCGTGACACTCTTCTTTGTAGCTCGTGATGATCATTCCTTTCGTGAGGAACACAGAGAGATAGAAAGTGTGGCGACGGCGACAGAAGATGCCAAGCGGACTGTAACCGAGCTGATAAAGGGGCCGCAGAGTGGCAACGTTGCGCCAACGGTCCCCCACGAGGCCAAGCTGTTGAATCTCTTTATCGATTCATCCGGGACTGCGTACGTTGATTTCAACCAGGGGTTGCGTGATGGTCTGCCCGGAGGCGCACAAGAGGAGCTGTATACCGTATTCTCTATCGTCAATACGCTTACCTCGAACTTCACTCAGATCAAACGTGTACAGATCCTTGTAGAGGGAGCGGAGATTCCGACATTAGCAGGACATGTTGATGCTCGAATGGCCCTACCTCCCCAGTACGTCTTTTGA
- a CDS encoding putative N-acetylmuramoyl-L-alanine amidase (Evidence 3 : Function proposed based on presence of conserved amino acid motif, structural feature or limited homology; Product type pe : putative enzyme) → MKDESDGKRDGYGATMDKGPCVICMSRVTQSATWSAFLVCGVLIAAMFVSLAEATQVNWPHSLRLLRFRTYRDHTRVVLEGTRPHEFFLRDDGASGRVVLEVRQGIMSPSIRGIEVSDSLVASIEVRQLGNDAQITIYGTGRRLWSKIFALERPDRIVVDLFPREAREDLAPQPDSAIKTTPGRAAQPKPAARGGEPTDPPEAPLPEQIVMTIVIDPGHGGRDSGAIGRSGAKEKDIVLDIGLRLQRLVEETLGMKVVMTRTEDVFVPLESRTMIANRHQADFFISLHVNAAPRSRAIGFETYFLSREPSDRGARASAVRENTALNLEGVGQGAQRGLKTVLWNMAQTFYVKESSELAELLLNELGRSLKVDNRGVKSAPFFVLIGAAMPSVLVEVAFITNPDEEYKLEQEAYRQQIAQALLAGIGKFKARYEKRVGAIPTRSAISLQPSAFSVK, encoded by the coding sequence ATGAAGGACGAGTCAGATGGGAAGCGCGACGGTTACGGTGCGACGATGGACAAGGGACCCTGCGTGATCTGCATGAGTCGGGTTACACAATCAGCAACGTGGTCAGCCTTTCTGGTTTGTGGAGTCCTGATTGCGGCTATGTTCGTTTCTTTGGCGGAGGCCACCCAAGTCAATTGGCCGCATTCACTGCGCCTGTTACGCTTTCGTACATACCGCGACCATACGCGGGTTGTCTTGGAAGGAACGCGACCGCATGAGTTCTTCCTTAGAGATGACGGTGCATCAGGGCGAGTTGTGCTGGAGGTGAGGCAAGGGATTATGAGTCCTTCCATTCGAGGCATCGAAGTTTCTGATAGCCTTGTGGCCTCCATCGAAGTTCGGCAGCTTGGCAACGATGCCCAGATTACCATTTATGGGACAGGACGCCGCTTGTGGAGTAAGATTTTTGCCCTGGAAAGGCCTGACCGGATTGTCGTCGATCTTTTTCCTCGCGAAGCGCGGGAGGACCTGGCACCACAGCCGGATAGCGCCATAAAGACGACACCAGGACGAGCAGCTCAGCCAAAACCGGCGGCTCGAGGCGGCGAGCCGACTGATCCACCTGAAGCACCGTTGCCGGAACAAATCGTCATGACGATCGTGATCGATCCAGGTCATGGAGGAAGAGATTCGGGGGCGATCGGCCGGTCAGGAGCGAAAGAGAAAGATATCGTACTGGATATCGGCCTCAGGTTACAGCGACTGGTCGAAGAGACTCTCGGGATGAAGGTTGTCATGACTAGGACGGAAGATGTCTTTGTCCCACTTGAGAGCCGGACTATGATTGCCAATCGACACCAAGCTGATTTTTTCATCAGCTTGCATGTCAACGCCGCTCCGCGAAGTCGTGCGATCGGTTTTGAGACCTATTTCTTGAGCCGCGAGCCATCCGATCGAGGCGCAAGGGCTTCTGCCGTCAGAGAGAATACCGCCCTCAATCTTGAAGGTGTCGGTCAGGGGGCCCAGCGGGGTTTGAAAACTGTGCTCTGGAATATGGCCCAAACGTTCTACGTCAAGGAATCGAGTGAGTTGGCGGAGCTCCTACTGAACGAACTCGGACGTAGTCTCAAGGTCGACAATCGCGGGGTTAAATCGGCTCCCTTTTTCGTGCTGATCGGGGCCGCGATGCCGTCGGTCCTTGTTGAAGTGGCTTTCATCACGAATCCGGATGAAGAATACAAGCTTGAGCAGGAAGCGTATCGACAACAGATCGCTCAAGCGCTACTGGCCGGTATTGGCAAGTTCAAGGCAAGATATGAGAAGCGCGTAGGAGCGATCCCTACGCGTTCCGCAATTAGCCTTCAGCCTTCAGCCTTCAGCGTCAAATAA
- the rph gene encoding RNase PH (Evidence 2a : Function of homologous gene experimentally demonstrated in an other organism; PubMedId : 1512253; Product type e : enzyme), translating to MRRLAGDHAKGDLVRSDGRKIDEIRPVKVDRGYLRHAEGSLLIEVGETRVLCTATVEEKVPPFLRATGQGWVTAEYGMLPRATKTRTPRESATGRASGRTFEIQRLIGRSLRAVIDLTRLGERTVLIDCDVIQADGGTRTTAITGAFVAMADALSRLQENGQLKGPLLKDFVAGISIGYVDGELLLDLNYAEDSMADVDMNVVMTGARKFVEVQGTAEEVPYDKAQLDRMLDLATRGIDQLVDLQRQLLGTDINSLKM from the coding sequence TTGAGGCGGTTGGCCGGCGATCACGCGAAAGGAGATCTTGTGAGGAGTGATGGACGAAAGATAGATGAGATCAGGCCGGTGAAGGTGGACCGCGGCTACCTCAGGCATGCCGAGGGGTCGCTGCTCATTGAAGTCGGCGAGACCAGAGTCCTGTGCACTGCTACGGTCGAAGAGAAGGTTCCGCCGTTCCTGCGTGCGACCGGTCAAGGGTGGGTGACTGCGGAATATGGAATGCTCCCACGCGCGACAAAGACGAGAACGCCGCGAGAATCGGCAACCGGGAGGGCCAGCGGTCGAACATTCGAGATCCAGCGTCTCATTGGCCGGTCCCTGCGCGCGGTGATCGATCTTACGCGATTAGGGGAACGGACCGTGCTGATCGATTGCGACGTGATCCAGGCCGATGGAGGCACTCGGACGACCGCCATTACGGGGGCTTTCGTTGCGATGGCCGATGCGCTGTCCCGTCTTCAAGAGAACGGGCAACTCAAAGGACCACTCCTGAAAGATTTCGTCGCTGGCATCAGCATCGGGTATGTGGACGGGGAACTGTTGCTGGACCTCAACTATGCCGAGGACTCTATGGCTGATGTCGATATGAACGTGGTGATGACAGGCGCCAGGAAATTTGTTGAGGTGCAGGGAACGGCCGAAGAGGTTCCTTACGACAAGGCCCAGTTGGACCGGATGCTCGACCTGGCGACGCGAGGGATTGATCAGCTTGTCGACCTTCAACGTCAACTTCTGGGAACCGACATCAACAGCCTGAAGATGTAA
- a CDS encoding protein of unknown function (Evidence 5 : No homology to any previously reported sequences) produces the protein MIAVASATSPSGWYAVGIQLSALLIYPFGLLRLMAECCFPRNDRDGHTITEGLGPHKHCRPHHPAPVNKIRGREVWGCDEAAIVLEKQPLTWRRNHK, from the coding sequence GTGATCGCCGTTGCATCTGCTACATCTCCCAGTGGTTGGTATGCTGTCGGTATTCAGCTTTCAGCCCTTCTGATTTATCCCTTTGGTTTGCTGCGGCTGATGGCTGAATGCTGTTTTCCAAGGAACGACCGCGATGGCCACACTATAACAGAGGGGTTAGGCCCTCACAAGCATTGCCGCCCTCACCACCCTGCCCCGGTCAACAAGATACGGGGAAGAGAGGTTTGGGGTTGCGACGAGGCCGCTATTGTGCTAGAAAAACAACCACTAACCTGGCGGAGAAACCACAAATGA
- a CDS encoding protein of unknown function (Evidence 5 : No homology to any previously reported sequences), giving the protein MEKIRGSIVKKLGDGAERTREVPPTSLLAVVRERRSVAPVRAGRHESIRGRSKTALPKLRFHHYQGVQWILTGGPMAEAYVPVVVHDDCPGCLVCARTTEWFMEFARLVCRLTGINLRDCLHWGHLFDNPKPLIVPTSNLLRCNKTALARLRESYVSLSELPRPHLQDHGPLDHALSQSERFEDRLTIVNRMVELWEDGQYIGWPS; this is encoded by the coding sequence ATGGAGAAGATACGCGGCAGCATAGTGAAGAAATTGGGGGATGGAGCCGAACGGACAAGAGAGGTTCCACCGACCTCGTTGTTGGCTGTTGTTCGTGAGAGACGGTCGGTCGCGCCTGTTCGTGCGGGCCGACACGAGTCGATTCGTGGTCGAAGTAAGACGGCTTTACCGAAGCTGCGCTTTCACCATTATCAGGGTGTGCAGTGGATCCTGACAGGCGGGCCGATGGCGGAAGCCTATGTTCCTGTGGTTGTTCATGACGACTGCCCGGGCTGTCTGGTATGCGCTCGTACCACCGAGTGGTTTATGGAGTTTGCGCGGTTGGTCTGTCGCCTCACGGGAATCAATCTCCGCGACTGCCTTCACTGGGGCCATCTATTCGACAATCCTAAACCGCTGATCGTCCCCACCTCGAACCTGCTTCGTTGTAACAAGACAGCGCTAGCGAGGCTTCGTGAGAGTTACGTCAGTCTCAGCGAACTCCCCCGTCCTCACCTTCAGGATCACGGTCCATTAGATCACGCCCTTTCACAAAGTGAACGATTTGAAGATCGACTGACCATCGTGAACAGGATGGTCGAACTGTGGGAGGATGGGCAATATATCGGTTGGCCGAGTTAG
- a CDS encoding conserved protein of unknown function (Evidence 4 : Homologs of previously reported genes of unknown function) → MIPVEILNRTMAAAVLHGPGDVRLEEVPIPPIGPKDLLARVEAASIDFTDRKVYLRGSHPMITIPGLFGHEWAGVVAARGEQADIRWQPGMRVVAANSAPCTDPEPSARCRACRRGRQGMCERLLYNNGAFAPYIRVPGRIAEVNLYELPAQVPFEEAALAEPLACVMHAVRRVQISGGDCVVIVGAGPIGLMFIAVLRNRYGQSIRLLSVDHHEDRLALAKSFGADAALNTAGGPENASVRTALGVERADVVIEAVGSAQAHQDAFELVGRGGTLVPFGGVAQGTVLPLDLYRLHYEEIRIVPIYHHTPADVADAVHAIIRREVPVARLITARLPLIELPKALEMVQERTTLRTILFPWGERSASEGLRNDCTI, encoded by the coding sequence ATGATTCCCGTTGAGATCCTGAATCGGACGATGGCAGCGGCGGTGCTTCATGGTCCGGGAGATGTGCGGTTGGAGGAGGTGCCGATTCCTCCGATAGGCCCGAAGGATCTCCTGGCCAGAGTCGAGGCCGCCTCTATTGATTTTACGGACCGGAAGGTCTATCTGCGTGGATCGCACCCGATGATTACGATCCCCGGGCTCTTCGGGCACGAGTGGGCCGGGGTTGTGGCAGCGCGGGGGGAGCAGGCGGATATTCGGTGGCAGCCGGGAATGCGGGTGGTCGCCGCGAACTCGGCTCCCTGCACCGATCCGGAACCGTCGGCCCGGTGTCGCGCGTGCCGGCGCGGTCGTCAGGGTATGTGCGAACGACTTCTGTACAACAACGGCGCCTTCGCCCCCTACATTCGTGTCCCCGGACGGATCGCAGAGGTGAACCTGTATGAGTTACCCGCGCAGGTTCCCTTTGAGGAAGCGGCCCTGGCTGAGCCGCTCGCCTGCGTCATGCACGCTGTTCGTCGCGTGCAGATCTCCGGCGGAGATTGTGTCGTTATCGTGGGGGCCGGACCGATCGGCCTGATGTTCATCGCCGTCCTGCGCAATCGTTATGGGCAGTCGATTCGTCTCCTCAGCGTGGATCATCATGAGGATCGTCTGGCTCTGGCAAAGAGCTTCGGCGCGGATGCGGCGTTGAACACCGCCGGAGGGCCGGAGAACGCGAGCGTGCGAACGGCGCTTGGCGTTGAACGGGCCGATGTCGTGATTGAGGCGGTGGGGAGCGCGCAGGCGCATCAGGACGCGTTTGAACTGGTGGGTCGGGGCGGCACACTGGTGCCCTTTGGAGGAGTGGCTCAGGGCACTGTGCTTCCCCTCGACCTGTATCGGTTACATTATGAGGAGATCCGGATCGTTCCGATCTATCACCATACTCCAGCGGATGTCGCCGACGCTGTCCATGCCATCATTCGCCGCGAGGTGCCGGTTGCCCGGCTCATTACTGCCCGCCTCCCGCTCATAGAGCTGCCGAAGGCGCTCGAAATGGTACAGGAACGGACGACCCTTCGGACGATCCTGTTTCCGTGGGGTGAGCGTAGCGCCTCAGAAGGTTTGCGGAATGACTGCACGATTTGA
- the tyrS gene encoding Tyrosyl-tRNA synthetase (Tyrosine--tRNA ligase) (TyrRS): protein MNDLKAQAYEQLCAIRRGAVEIMSDAELLEKLERSLRTGIPLRIKLGADPSAPDLHLGHTVVLRKLRQFQDFGHQVIFLIGDFTGMIGDPTGRSETRKPLSVEEVQANADTYKRQIFRILDEDRTEIRFNSEWLSRMDFAGVIRLAAQHTVARLLERDDFQKRYREGRPIGVHEFLYPLAQGYDSVVLRADVELGGTDQKFNLLVGRELQRAYGQEPQVALITPLIEGTDGVQKMSKSLGNYIGIDEPAREVYGKAMSIPDELIVKYAELVAGVLPEAVEAMDEGLKLGTLHPRTAKAKVAWELVALYRGEQAAEEAALEFDRMFRDKRLPDEISLFAVEDERAAVDLVWLIKESGGTKSLSEARRLIRQGGVSLDGQVVRNECARVSLDCEHLLKVGKRFFRRVKKSVPTPKNT from the coding sequence ATGAATGATCTGAAAGCGCAAGCCTATGAGCAACTGTGCGCCATTCGGCGTGGTGCGGTGGAGATTATGTCGGACGCAGAGTTGCTTGAGAAGCTCGAGCGCTCGTTGCGGACCGGCATTCCGCTTCGCATCAAACTCGGCGCCGACCCCTCAGCGCCGGACCTGCACCTCGGCCACACGGTCGTCCTGAGGAAGCTGCGCCAGTTTCAGGATTTCGGCCACCAGGTGATATTCCTCATTGGCGATTTTACCGGTATGATCGGCGACCCGACGGGTAGATCAGAGACCCGTAAGCCATTGAGCGTTGAGGAAGTGCAGGCGAACGCGGATACGTATAAGAGGCAGATATTTCGGATCCTCGATGAAGATCGAACGGAGATCCGCTTTAACAGTGAGTGGCTGAGTCGAATGGATTTCGCCGGCGTGATCCGTCTGGCGGCACAGCATACGGTCGCTCGACTGCTCGAGCGGGACGATTTCCAAAAGCGATACCGGGAGGGACGGCCCATCGGCGTTCATGAGTTTCTGTACCCACTGGCTCAAGGGTATGATTCCGTGGTGCTCAGGGCTGATGTCGAATTAGGCGGCACCGATCAGAAGTTTAATCTACTTGTAGGACGGGAGTTGCAGCGGGCGTATGGGCAGGAACCTCAAGTTGCGCTCATCACGCCCCTGATTGAAGGGACCGATGGCGTTCAAAAGATGAGCAAGAGTCTCGGCAACTATATTGGGATTGATGAGCCGGCCAGGGAGGTATATGGGAAGGCCATGTCGATTCCAGATGAGCTGATTGTGAAATATGCCGAGCTGGTGGCCGGGGTATTGCCGGAGGCCGTAGAGGCTATGGATGAGGGATTGAAGCTCGGCACCCTTCATCCCAGGACAGCGAAAGCCAAGGTGGCCTGGGAGCTGGTTGCGCTCTACCGGGGGGAGCAGGCCGCCGAGGAGGCGGCTCTCGAGTTCGACCGGATGTTCCGAGACAAGAGGCTGCCGGACGAGATCAGTCTGTTTGCGGTGGAGGATGAGCGAGCTGCGGTTGATCTCGTCTGGCTGATCAAGGAATCAGGAGGGACGAAGAGCCTCTCGGAAGCCCGGAGGCTTATCCGCCAGGGTGGGGTCAGTCTTGACGGGCAGGTGGTGCGGAATGAATGTGCGCGAGTATCGCTGGATTGCGAACACTTACTGAAGGTAGGGAAGCGATTTTTCCGTAGAGTAAAAAAGAGCGTTCCCACCCCAAAAAACACTTGA
- a CDS encoding putative HAM1 protein (Evidence 3 : Function proposed based on presence of conserved amino acid motif, structural feature or limited homology; Product type pe : putative enzyme): protein MQVIVATANAGKFREVVTILSDLRISFLPLASLRGYNPPDEAGVTYAENAAAKAKAVAAFSGCWVLADDSGLEVDALEGQPGVCSSRYLGPTATDLERNQRILELLEGIPCSRRGARFQCVVAVAGPGGELALSYGSCDGMIAEAPSGNGGFGYDPIFIVPDLGASMASLQPDVKNRISHRARALLDIKPLLQRLASATT, encoded by the coding sequence ATGCAGGTGATTGTAGCGACGGCAAACGCGGGAAAATTTCGGGAAGTCGTAACTATCCTCAGCGATCTGAGGATTTCTTTTTTGCCGCTTGCCTCGCTTCGCGGGTATAACCCGCCTGATGAGGCGGGTGTCACATACGCTGAGAACGCGGCGGCTAAGGCGAAGGCGGTTGCAGCCTTCAGCGGCTGCTGGGTTCTTGCGGACGATTCGGGTCTCGAGGTGGACGCCCTTGAGGGACAGCCCGGGGTATGCTCAAGCCGTTACCTTGGCCCTACGGCTACGGATCTGGAGCGCAATCAGCGGATTCTTGAGCTACTGGAAGGGATACCGTGCTCCCGGCGTGGCGCTCGTTTTCAGTGCGTGGTGGCCGTGGCCGGTCCTGGAGGAGAGCTGGCCCTTTCTTATGGGAGTTGTGACGGGATGATCGCGGAGGCCCCTAGCGGCAATGGTGGGTTCGGCTACGATCCAATTTTTATCGTTCCAGACCTTGGCGCATCGATGGCCTCGCTTCAGCCGGACGTAAAAAATCGGATCAGCCATCGTGCGCGGGCGCTCCTGGACATAAAACCGTTGCTACAACGTCTGGCGTCGGCTACGACGTGA
- the mrcA gene encoding Penicillin-binding protein 1A (PBP-1a) (PBP1a) [Includes: Penicillin-insensitive transglycosylase (Peptidoglycan TGase); Penicillin-sensitive transpeptidase (DD-transpeptidase)] — protein MQRRSRVRVTAIRSILLLMAISLGVLGGLFVTYLRDLPTLEALEEYQPSLVTTLYSDHDEPFATLFEQKRFWIPLDTIPRHLINGVIAVEDAQFYQHRGINFRGIARALLVNLRALRPAEGGSSITQQLAKLLLLTPEKHLSRKIKEAVLAIEIEKRYSKEKILELYLNQVYFGHGAYGVESAAHTYFKKPVDQLNLAEAATLAGLPRAPNYYSPIADKERAIRRRNHVLTRMAEEGFITKQQAASALAVTFNEFPFEKTRNLGPYFVEYIRQQLEERYGTYAVYHGGLKVYTTLNVGAQRSAETALLEGLREIDKARGFRAPRIRSSSAAVTRKGALSYLIPKAGETLSATVTKILPKAVTVQVGGYQGDIALDKVPWLDSSQPRQQLQPGMELKVQVLRVNTRTKMLDLSLEQDPEIEGAFLAIDPGDGGIKAMIGGYDFERSKFNRAVQARRQPGSAFKPFVYAAAFDRGLTPSTIINDAPVSYPILADGKRIEWSPDNYDRKFRGPTTLRYGLEHSINVVAVKLIERIGVDSVIELARNLGIESTLRREYALALGVSEVTLSELVSAFGVFAHSGIRFLPYGIRKVTDNKGALLEEYIPVGQQTMREETAFTVTSVLAGVVERGTGSRARVLGRPVAGKTGTTQAATDAWFIGYTPHLVAGVWVGYDTKRSLGPHESAATLAVPIWTRFMQRAVQDTPTEEFPVPANAAPALVNYVSGRPTTSDDKDAIKEFVFR, from the coding sequence ATGCAACGGCGATCACGAGTTCGCGTTACTGCCATCCGGTCCATTCTCCTGTTAATGGCCATCTCGCTGGGAGTTCTCGGCGGCCTGTTTGTGACGTACCTCCGTGACCTCCCGACACTTGAGGCGCTTGAAGAATATCAGCCCAGCCTCGTGACCACGCTCTATTCGGATCACGATGAACCTTTTGCGACCCTTTTCGAGCAAAAACGGTTCTGGATTCCGCTGGATACAATTCCCCGCCATCTGATCAATGGAGTGATCGCCGTCGAGGATGCTCAGTTCTATCAGCATCGCGGGATCAATTTCCGAGGTATCGCCCGAGCGCTGCTGGTGAATCTCCGGGCTCTGCGCCCCGCCGAGGGTGGAAGCTCTATCACGCAACAACTGGCGAAGCTACTGCTTCTGACGCCGGAGAAACACCTTTCCAGGAAGATTAAGGAGGCCGTCCTGGCGATCGAAATCGAGAAGCGATATTCCAAAGAGAAGATCCTTGAACTGTATCTCAATCAGGTCTATTTCGGACATGGCGCCTATGGTGTGGAGTCCGCTGCCCACACCTACTTCAAGAAGCCGGTAGATCAGCTCAATCTCGCCGAGGCCGCAACCCTCGCCGGACTGCCGCGGGCGCCAAACTACTACTCTCCCATCGCCGATAAAGAGCGGGCGATACGCCGCCGCAACCATGTGCTGACCCGGATGGCCGAGGAAGGGTTCATCACCAAACAGCAGGCCGCTTCCGCCCTAGCCGTCACCTTCAATGAATTCCCGTTCGAGAAAACTCGAAACCTTGGCCCCTACTTCGTGGAGTATATCCGCCAGCAACTGGAAGAGAGATATGGTACGTACGCTGTCTACCATGGCGGCCTGAAGGTCTACACCACACTGAATGTCGGCGCGCAGCGGAGCGCAGAGACGGCACTGCTCGAAGGTCTCCGGGAGATCGACAAGGCCAGAGGCTTTCGCGCTCCTCGCATCCGATCCTCGTCCGCCGCAGTCACCCGCAAAGGCGCCCTCTCCTACCTGATTCCAAAGGCTGGCGAGACCCTCAGCGCCACCGTCACCAAAATACTGCCGAAGGCGGTCACGGTCCAGGTAGGCGGGTATCAGGGCGATATTGCGCTTGACAAAGTGCCCTGGCTGGACAGTTCGCAACCGCGCCAACAGCTTCAGCCCGGTATGGAGCTAAAGGTTCAAGTGTTGCGTGTCAACACACGAACAAAGATGCTCGATCTCAGCCTCGAACAAGACCCTGAGATTGAGGGCGCCTTCCTCGCCATCGACCCCGGGGATGGCGGCATCAAGGCGATGATCGGCGGGTACGACTTCGAACGATCGAAATTCAACCGTGCGGTCCAGGCCAGGCGACAGCCAGGATCGGCCTTCAAACCGTTTGTCTACGCGGCAGCATTTGATCGCGGGCTTACCCCTTCTACGATCATCAATGACGCGCCCGTCAGCTACCCGATCCTTGCGGACGGCAAACGGATCGAGTGGAGTCCAGATAACTACGACCGCAAGTTTCGAGGCCCAACCACATTACGATACGGGTTGGAACACTCCATCAACGTCGTCGCGGTGAAGCTTATCGAGCGGATCGGCGTCGATTCGGTTATCGAGTTGGCCCGTAACCTTGGGATCGAGAGCACCCTCCGTCGGGAATATGCCCTGGCCCTCGGCGTCTCGGAGGTCACATTGTCGGAGCTGGTCTCAGCCTTCGGCGTCTTTGCACATTCAGGGATCCGATTTTTGCCCTACGGCATCAGAAAGGTGACGGACAACAAGGGGGCGCTCCTGGAAGAGTACATCCCGGTCGGTCAGCAGACGATGAGGGAAGAGACGGCGTTTACCGTAACCAGCGTCTTAGCTGGTGTTGTGGAGCGGGGGACCGGGTCGCGAGCGCGCGTTCTGGGAAGACCTGTCGCGGGTAAAACGGGAACGACTCAGGCGGCGACTGATGCCTGGTTTATCGGGTATACCCCTCACCTCGTCGCAGGGGTCTGGGTCGGCTACGATACCAAGCGATCACTCGGGCCACACGAATCGGCCGCTACCCTCGCCGTACCCATCTGGACCCGCTTCATGCAACGAGCTGTTCAGGACACTCCAACAGAAGAGTTCCCAGTACCGGCAAACGCGGCACCGGCGTTGGTCAACTATGTCTCGGGACGTCCCACCACCTCTGACGATAAAGATGCCATCAAGGAGTTTGTCTTCAGGTAG